AAAAGCCATTGAAACAGGTGTTCCTAAACTTCGTATTGAGGAAGCTGCTGCACGTGCTCAAGCTCGTATTGACTCTGGAAATCAAACTATTGTAGGTGTTAATAAGTATCGTTTGGACAAAGAAGCCCCTATTGATATTCTTGAAATTGATAATACTGCTGTTCGCCTTGATCAACTTGATCGTTTGAAAGAGTTAAAAGAAGGCCGTGACGAAGCAAAAGTACAAGCTGCTCTTGAAGCCATCACCAAGTGCGTGGAAACCAAGGAAGGCAACTTGCTGGAATTGGCTGTTGAAGCTGCACATGTAAGAGCAACCCTAGGAGAGATCTCTGATGCTTGCGAAAAGATTGTAGGACGTTATAAAGCTGTAATTAGAACTATATCAGGCGTGTATTCATCAGAAAGTAAAAACGATTCAGACTTCAAACGTGCATGTGAGCTTGCAGAGAAGTTTGCAAAGAAAGAGGGACGTCAACCTCGTATCATGATTGCTAAAATGGGTCAGGACGGTCACGACCGTGGTGCCAAAGTGGTAGCAACCGGTTATGCCGACTGTGGTTTTGATGTGGATATGGGACCATTGTTCCAGACTCCTGCAGAAGCTGCCCGCGATGCTGTGGAAAATGATGTTCATGTAGTTGGTGTTTCTTCATTAGCTGCAGGTCACAAAACATTGATTCCTCAGATTATTGACGAGTTAAAAAGACTGGGACGTGAAGACATCCTTGTTATTGCCGGTGGAGTTATCCCTGCACAGGATTATGACTTCCTTTATAAGGCAGGTGTAGCTGCAATCTTCGGACCAGGTTCACCAGTAGCAAAAGCTGCTTGTCAGATCCTCGAGATCTTGCTTGAAGAAGAATAAAAATAGATTTTGCAAATTATATTAAGAAGGTATTATGTGTAACAGCATAATACCTTCTTCTTTTATGGTAATTCACTTTATTATCAGTAAGCCCCCAGACTAAATAGAATTTGCCAACAAGATAGATTATTAATCAACGCTTAAAAACGAAAACTCATAAAACAAAAAAGCTGTCTGATAATGTCAGGCAGCCTTCAAATAAATTTATGCTATAATAATAGAACTATTCTATAATACCAAACAAACGATCACGGAGAATATAACATCCGCCAATAACTCCGGCTTTATCTCCAAGTTCTCCTAATTTGAGTTTCATATCCTGCAAAACAAGATTGAGAGAATATTTATGAAGAGCTGTTTCTAAAGGCAAAGTTAAATATGTTCCACAATCAGCCATTTCTCCTCCAAGTATCACCAATTCCGGATTAAAAATATTTAGTAGAAGAGACATATAATGTCCCAATTTTTCTCCAACCTCTTCTATTACTTCAATAGCTAAAAGGTCTTCATTCTTTGTTGCAGCAAAAATGATATCATACATATTAATCTCGCCGATCTCTTTCTTGCTTGTTACTATAGAAGTAGAACCTTCCGCCAGCTTTTCTTTAAAACATCGGACCAAAGCCTGCCCAGATATTTCAGTTTCCAAACAACCTTTTTTTCCACATTGACAAAGAATCTGATTATCCAGTACCGGACTATGCCCAAACTCACCGGAAAAGCCAGACATCCCATAATAAAGAATACCATTGCAAATCATTGATATACCAAATCCCCAATTCAGGCTTACAAAAATAACATTTTTCTTCGAAGTCCCAGCTCCGGCACCACAGCAATATTCGCCATATCCCATTGCCCTTGAATCATTCTCTATAAATGTCTTTACTCCAATTCGTTGTTCAATAAGGCTGCTTAACGGTTCTTTCTCAAATGAAAAGTAGCTATCACTATATCCTTTTGCCGAATTTGTTCTTCCACTCAAAACTACGCACGTGCCAAGAATTTTTCCTCTGTCTAAACCAGACTTATCAATAAAATTATTAATAAGAGAACATAAACCTTCCAGTGATTCCTGTTTATTCTTTAATACGAAGTCTATTCGGGTAGTTAGCCCCAAGAATTCATTCTTGAAGTTTTGCAAACCGATGTTTACACAATCTCGTCTGACATCCACTCCCAGAAAAAAGGCGGAATTCGGATTTATACAATATAATGAAGGACGACGTCCGCCTGCTGTATCTATTTTTCCTTTTTCGAAAGCAATACCTTCTTCAATCAGCTCAACCACCACTTTTGTTACAGTAGGAACACTAAATTCAGTTTCTTTGCAAATGTCTGCTATAGTTGTACCTTCCTCGAGCATTAGCTGTTGAATAACACTTTTTTTAAGCCGAGCCATTTTTAATGCAGAAAGAGCCATACCTTCCTGCGAATCAAACAATTTAGAAAGAGTCATAATTTATATCCTCGAGGTTAATTATTTTAAGTTTACAAACTTAATGCAATAAAATCATTTAATACACTTTTTAACCATGATTAACTACGTTTCCCCCTTCATAATTATAAATAAGCCAGTGTTATTGCCCATATCTGATGAAATAATTACCTTTGTCACCTTAAAACAAAACAACGAAGATGATAGTTTGCATTGCCGAAAAGCCTAGTGTTGCCCGAGATATTGCTGATATTCTTGGAGCTAAGAATAAGAAAGATGGATACATTGAAGGTAACGGATACCAGGTTACATGGACGTTCGGGCATTTGTGCACACTAAAAGAACCACACGAATATACCCCTGAATGGAAAAGATGGAGTTTGGCTAATCTGCCAATGATTCCTCCCCGATTTGGCATAAAATTAATTGAATCTCCCAGCATTGAGAAGCAATTTAAAATAATTGAAAACCTGATGTCTCATGCTGATGAGATTATTAACTGTGGTGACGCGGGACAGGAAGGAGAATTAATTCAACGATGGGTAATGCAAAAGGCTGGGGTAAAATGTCCTGTGAAAAGATTATGGATTTCTTCGCTTACAGAAGAATCCATTCGGGAAGGTTTTTCCAAATTAAAGGACCAGTCGGAATTTCAGTCTCTTTATGAGGCAGGACTTTCACGCGCTATTGGCGACTGGACTTTAGGAATGAATGCAACAAGACTCTATACTCTGAAGTATGGACAGAACAGACAGGTTTTATCCATCGGACGTGTGCAAACTCCTACGCTGGCACTTATTGTGAACCGTCAACTAGAGATAGAAAATTTTAAACCGGAACCCTACTGGGAACTAAAGACAATATACAGGGAAACTACTTTTTCTGCTACTAAAGGAAAATTCACATCTAAAGAAGAAGGTTACGATTTTCTGGAGAAAGTAAAATACTCAGATTTTGTGATTACGGATGCTTCTGCTAAAAAGGGGGTTGAATATGCCCCAAGACTTTTTGACCTGACCTCCCTTCAGGTAGAATGCAATAAAAAATTTGGCTATTCTGCTGATGAAACGCTCAAACTTATTCAATCACTTTACGAGAAGAAAGTAACTACCTATCCACGTGTAGATACCACTTACCTAAGTGATGATATCTATCCGAAATGCCCTGCCATTTTAAAGGGGATAAAAAACTATGCAACTCTGACTGCTCCTTTAGAAGGACAGAAACTCGTAAAATCCAAGAAAGTATTCGATAGTTCAAAGGTTACTGATCACCATGCAATTATTCCAACCGGAGTTCATCCCATGAATCTTTCTGATATGGAGCGACGGGTATTCGATATGATTGCACGACGTTTTATAGCAGTCTTCTATCCCGACTGTAAGATATCTACAACTACAGTACTTGGTGAAGTTGAGAAAATTGAATTTAAGGTGACCGGCAAACAGATACTGGAACCGGGATGGCGAGTTGTATTTGCTAAAGAGCAGTCGGATGAAAAAGATGAAGACGAACGTACTCTTCCAGCTTTTACTAAAGGAGAAAGCGGACCTCACCAACCTGATCTGAATGAAAAATGGACTCAACCACCTAAACCTTATACCGAAGCTACTCTATTGAGAGCCATGGAAACAGCTGGTAAACTTGTGGATAATGACGAACTGCGCGATGCCCTGAAAGAAAATGGTATCGGTCGTCCTTCAACGCGAGCAGCTATCATTGAGACATTATTTAAAAGAAACTATATCCGAAAAGAAAAGAAAAATCTAATTGCCACCTCAACAGGGGTTGAGTTGATTCAGATTATTCATGAAGAGCTTCTAAAATCGGCTGAGTTAACAGGTATCTGGGAAAAGAAACTGCGGGAGATAGAAAAGAAGAACTACGAAGCTAAAACATTTCTTGACGAACTTAAGCAAATGGTTACTGAAGTAGTAACCAATGTTTTATCCGACAATACAAATAGACACATAACGATTCAGGAAGCTGTTAAAGAGGAGATTAAAAAAGAGCCAAAGAAACGCGAACGTAAACCGTCAGCTCCAAAAGCTAAAAAGGAACCTAAAGCCTCACCGAAAAAGGATATTGAAAATGGTGACAACTTAATTGGTCAGCCTTGTCCTCTTTGTGGAAAAGGGGTAATAATTAAAGGCAAAAATGCTTATGGTTGTTCTGAATGGAAGGCCGGATGTACTTTCAGAAAAGGTTTTAATGAATAAGAAAATCATCTTTTCATTCAAATAAAAGATAGTTATTGTTTTAGGAAAAGTACATTTCAATTCGGACAAGATGAATAATTGTTGATTTATGAGTTAGAATACAACCATTAATCACAATAAACAGGCTAAGATGGAGTTATAATAAAGTATAGTCCATCATCAATATAATGAAACAGTTTCTTAGTACCATTACTATCTTTTGTCTTCTGCTTTTGTTGCTCCAATCATGTGGATGGGAAAGCAGCGTTAAGAAAGGTAACCAAAGCTATGCTTTGGGTGAATACTATGATGCTGCTAAATATTACAAAACAGCTTATTCTGCCATCCCATCCAAAGAGCGAAAGAAAAGAGGTGAAATTGCTTATAAAATGGCAGATTGCTACCGATTGACCAACTACTCAGTCAGAGCCAAAGGTGCATATATGAATGCTATTCGTTACAAATATCCCGACAGCATTGCGTTCTTTTATCTGGCAGAATCTTTACGAAAAAACGCCGATTACAAAACTGCAATTAAGAATTACGAACTCTATCTATCTTATAAGCCCAGCGATCTCTTAGCCCGGAATGGTTTAAAATCATGTACTCTTGCTCCTGAATGGAAAAGCAATCCAACCAGATACATTGTACACCAGTTCCCGGCATTCAATTCCAGCCGTTGTGATTACTCACCTATGTATGCAGGAAAAGAAACAGATCAGATCTATCTCACTTCTACGCGGGAAAAAGCAAAAGGGAATAATCTGAATGGTATTACAGGGATGAAAAGTGCAGATCTGTTTATTGCCCGGAAAAATGAAAAGAAAGTTTGGCAACTGCCTGAAGCTCTTGAGTCGGAAGTAAACACAGAATTTGAAGATGGAGCATGCTCCTTTACGGCCGACGGAAGAACAATGTATTTTACCCGTTGCCGGATTGAGCCTAATGTTCCTGTTTATGCAGAAATATTTGTTTCACAACGAAGCGGCGCAAACTGGGGAGCCCCTCAGAAATGCATGATTACTAAAGATTCCTTATCTTCCGTAGCTCATCCCGCCATTTCACCAGATGGGCATTATCTCTATTTCACTTCCGACATGCCTGGCGGATATGGAGGCAAAGATATATGGAGAGTACCTGTTTCTAATTCAGGATTTGGTGCTGTAGAGAATCTTGGCGATGCAGTTAATACTCCCGGAGATGAGATGTTCCCGACAATAAAGGACAGCGGAGATTTATATTTTTCATCAGATGGGCATCCGGGCATGGGCGGACTTGACATCTTTCATGCTCAACAAGACAAAGAAGGAAACTGGAAAGTAGAGAATATGAAGTCACCTATAAACTCACAAGGTGATGAATTTGGAATGACATTTGAGCCGGAACAAGAAAGAGGCTTTTTCTGTTCTAACCGGGGTGATGCCCGCGGTTGGGATCACATTTATACGTTTGAACTACCCAAACTGGCCCATACTGTTACCGGCTGGGTATATGATAAAGAGGGAGATGCCCTGCCCGAATCAATAGTCAGTATTGTAGGACAAGACGGAACCAATCTAAAGGTAAGTGTAAAAGGGGACGGTTCATTTACTCAGGAGTTAAAACAGGGGCAAAGCTATGTGATGCTGGCCAATTGTCGCGGTTATATGAATTTCAAACAAGAACTAACCACTGATACTATCAGCGAAAACAAAGATTATGAATTAGAATTCCCATTGGCTTCTATTAATCGTCCGGTGCTTATAGACAATATCTTTTATGAATTTGATAAAGCAACCTTGACAAATGAATCGACCAAAGCACTGAATGAATTAATTAAATTGTTGAACAGCAATCCCAACGTAACAATAGAACTAAGTGCTCATTGCGATTACAAAGGGAGCGATGCTTATAACCAGGAACTTTCTCAGCGTCGTGCAGAATCGGTTGTTAATTTCCTTATTACAGGAGGAATAGAAAAAGAACGGCTCACAGCTAAAGGATATGGAAAAAGTCAGCCTAAAATAATAAATAAACGTCTTGCCCGGAAACTTTCATTCTTTAAAGAGGGAGATGTACTAACTGAAGAATTTATCCGTAAGTTTCCTAAAGAGCAACAGGAAATATGCAATGCCATGAACAGACGAACTGAATTCAAAGTATTAAGAACAACCTATAAGCTATACAAATAAAAATCTCACCTCCAGGTACTCTTACCGGGAAAGTGAGATTCAGTGAAATAATATATCGGTAAACTTTATTTCAAGGCAATATATCCTACTTCATCAACTATATTCTGACCTTGTGCTGATTCAACAAAATTGATAAAAGGAGTTAACTTTGCAGCATTCTTCTTATCATAGTAGAAGAAAAGAGGACGAACAATAGGATAAGTCTTATTCTTTGCTGTTGCTACTGATGGACCAACAAATGTTTTGCCATCATAAGAAACTTTGATTGCCTTTACATCTTTCTCAAGATAAGCTAAACCAACGTAACCAATTGCACCTTTTGTCTGACTTACAGACTGGATAATAGCTCCTGTTGCTGGCATAGAAAGAATATTCTTCTTATAGTTCTTGTTTTTCAATACATGTTCCTTAAAGAATTCGTATGTACCAGAACTTGTTTCTCTGGAATAAGCAACAATAGCTAAATCAGCTCCACCAACCTGTTTCCAGTTAGTTATTTTGCCAGTAAAGATATCCTCTAGTTGCTGACGGGTAAGCTGGCTCACTTTATTACCAGGATTAACGACCACAGCTAAAGCATCAAAAGCTATAATCTTTTCCACAGGAGACTTTCCTGCCTGTTGAAACTTTACCTTTTCATCAAATTTAATCTTACGTGATGCTGAAGCTATTTCTGTAGTTCCTGCAAGCAAAGCTGCAATTCCTACTCCACTACCGCCGCCGGTTACAGTCACATTTCCACCTTTTTTATTAAACAGCTCTGCCTCTTTCTGAGCTAATGGCAACACTGTATCACTACCTTTTACACGTTGAGCAAATGTTCCCTGAGCTACGCTGCAAATCAATGCTATTGCTAAAATAATCTTTTTCATATTTCTATATTTTAAAATATTAGTTCTTAGAATTTATATTGTAATCTTACTGTGAAAATATTGTCTTTCAAATCAGAACCATATCCTGAAAGGTTTTTTGATTTTTCATTAAAGGCCATGTCATAGTATGCCATTAATCTGAAGTTGTTGTTCATTCTGTAAAGATATCCAAGTCCTATATTATGTCTTGCAATATCACCTTTACCTGTACCTCCAAGACCAACTTCATCACCAGACAACTTTGTATTTGGATCATAAGCATCATATCTTGCTACTAAAGAGTGTTTTGATTGTCCCAGGTCCTGAATTAAATAGATGTTATAACTCATAAAGTTACGACGGTAAGTGTCGGTTGTTGGTAATGCAGAAGCATTAGGACTCTTTGAGTCACCTAGTGCGCCTGGTTGTTTTCCTGCAACCATTTCAGCACGTAAGGTTGTCATACCAGCTCCTGTAGATAAAAGTAATTGTCCATCAAGACCATAATAAGTACGATCAGAGTAACCACCAACTTTTGCATCAGCCACTTTAACAAACTGGTTTCCAGACATCTCATATACATTAGCAGTTCCTTGATATGTGCCTCCTAAATATAATGAAGCACCAAGTCCGAACTGAACATCGTTATAACTCTTCTTATAAGTCAAGTGAGAAATCCAATCCTTTCTGTTGTGAACATCCTGTTTCATACCATTACCGGCAAACAATCCTGTTTCAAGTTTAAATACATCCCATGGATTTCCTTTAGGAGCCTGAAATGTAAACATACCCCCTAAATCAACTTCATTTGGGAAAAGGTTGTTACATGCAGTACTTCTTTCCGGAGTTTCGAGAGAACTTGATGAATAAGGAATTTCATTTCCGAATGGTCGGTTAGCAATACCTGCTTGTAGTGAAATCCATTTAGTCCATGGATCTGTTACACTAAAATATAATTCTTTTACTTCAACAGCTTTTTCTGTCATTTCAAACTGAGCAACAGCCGTATTAGGTGCACCCTCAAACAAATCTGAATAAGCAAATTTCAAGCGTCCGCGACGAAGGCCGATACGAGTGTAATTATCTTCCGTGCCAGCTTTTGCTGTTCCAACTTTTAGACTAGCGTCTTTTTGACCAAACTGTAAGTCACTCTGAATATAACCTGAGATCTTTAATTTATTTAAGTTGTCAACGAGCGAGCCTATTCTTTCAGTCTCTGCCTGTGTTTTTTCGAGCGGTGTTAATTCAACCTCCTGAGCCATTGCCGACAGTGTTGAGAAACATAAGAGAGAGCAAA
This genomic interval from uncultured Bacteroides sp. contains the following:
- a CDS encoding DNA topoisomerase 3, with the translated sequence MIVCIAEKPSVARDIADILGAKNKKDGYIEGNGYQVTWTFGHLCTLKEPHEYTPEWKRWSLANLPMIPPRFGIKLIESPSIEKQFKIIENLMSHADEIINCGDAGQEGELIQRWVMQKAGVKCPVKRLWISSLTEESIREGFSKLKDQSEFQSLYEAGLSRAIGDWTLGMNATRLYTLKYGQNRQVLSIGRVQTPTLALIVNRQLEIENFKPEPYWELKTIYRETTFSATKGKFTSKEEGYDFLEKVKYSDFVITDASAKKGVEYAPRLFDLTSLQVECNKKFGYSADETLKLIQSLYEKKVTTYPRVDTTYLSDDIYPKCPAILKGIKNYATLTAPLEGQKLVKSKKVFDSSKVTDHHAIIPTGVHPMNLSDMERRVFDMIARRFIAVFYPDCKISTTTVLGEVEKIEFKVTGKQILEPGWRVVFAKEQSDEKDEDERTLPAFTKGESGPHQPDLNEKWTQPPKPYTEATLLRAMETAGKLVDNDELRDALKENGIGRPSTRAAIIETLFKRNYIRKEKKNLIATSTGVELIQIIHEELLKSAELTGIWEKKLREIEKKNYEAKTFLDELKQMVTEVVTNVLSDNTNRHITIQEAVKEEIKKEPKKRERKPSAPKAKKEPKASPKKDIENGDNLIGQPCPLCGKGVIIKGKNAYGCSEWKAGCTFRKGFNE
- a CDS encoding PstS family phosphate ABC transporter substrate-binding protein; amino-acid sequence: MKKIILAIALICSVAQGTFAQRVKGSDTVLPLAQKEAELFNKKGGNVTVTGGGSGVGIAALLAGTTEIASASRKIKFDEKVKFQQAGKSPVEKIIAFDALAVVVNPGNKVSQLTRQQLEDIFTGKITNWKQVGGADLAIVAYSRETSSGTYEFFKEHVLKNKNYKKNILSMPATGAIIQSVSQTKGAIGYVGLAYLEKDVKAIKVSYDGKTFVGPSVATAKNKTYPIVRPLFFYYDKKNAAKLTPFINFVESAQGQNIVDEVGYIALK
- a CDS encoding OmpA family protein, giving the protein MKQFLSTITIFCLLLLLLQSCGWESSVKKGNQSYALGEYYDAAKYYKTAYSAIPSKERKKRGEIAYKMADCYRLTNYSVRAKGAYMNAIRYKYPDSIAFFYLAESLRKNADYKTAIKNYELYLSYKPSDLLARNGLKSCTLAPEWKSNPTRYIVHQFPAFNSSRCDYSPMYAGKETDQIYLTSTREKAKGNNLNGITGMKSADLFIARKNEKKVWQLPEALESEVNTEFEDGACSFTADGRTMYFTRCRIEPNVPVYAEIFVSQRSGANWGAPQKCMITKDSLSSVAHPAISPDGHYLYFTSDMPGGYGGKDIWRVPVSNSGFGAVENLGDAVNTPGDEMFPTIKDSGDLYFSSDGHPGMGGLDIFHAQQDKEGNWKVENMKSPINSQGDEFGMTFEPEQERGFFCSNRGDARGWDHIYTFELPKLAHTVTGWVYDKEGDALPESIVSIVGQDGTNLKVSVKGDGSFTQELKQGQSYVMLANCRGYMNFKQELTTDTISENKDYELEFPLASINRPVLIDNIFYEFDKATLTNESTKALNELIKLLNSNPNVTIELSAHCDYKGSDAYNQELSQRRAESVVNFLITGGIEKERLTAKGYGKSQPKIINKRLARKLSFFKEGDVLTEEFIRKFPKEQQEICNAMNRRTEFKVLRTTYKLYK
- a CDS encoding ROK family protein, translating into MTLSKLFDSQEGMALSALKMARLKKSVIQQLMLEEGTTIADICKETEFSVPTVTKVVVELIEEGIAFEKGKIDTAGGRRPSLYCINPNSAFFLGVDVRRDCVNIGLQNFKNEFLGLTTRIDFVLKNKQESLEGLCSLINNFIDKSGLDRGKILGTCVVLSGRTNSAKGYSDSYFSFEKEPLSSLIEQRIGVKTFIENDSRAMGYGEYCCGAGAGTSKKNVIFVSLNWGFGISMICNGILYYGMSGFSGEFGHSPVLDNQILCQCGKKGCLETEISGQALVRCFKEKLAEGSTSIVTSKKEIGEINMYDIIFAATKNEDLLAIEVIEEVGEKLGHYMSLLLNIFNPELVILGGEMADCGTYLTLPLETALHKYSLNLVLQDMKLKLGELGDKAGVIGGCYILRDRLFGIIE